From Sphingomonas bisphenolicum, one genomic window encodes:
- a CDS encoding HK97 family phage prohead protease: MSAGDIRFAGYAAIFDRVDRGGDVVRAGAFGAIDAAGVPLLWQHGPGSVIGRIETAREDGRGLRVIGRVSQRTAAGREAAAALKAGALDGLSFGYRVREARGARPRELLGLELVEVSLVTHPMQDLARVIGVEG, from the coding sequence ATGAGCGCGGGCGACATACGCTTTGCCGGCTATGCGGCGATCTTCGATCGGGTGGACCGGGGCGGGGATGTGGTGCGGGCGGGCGCATTCGGGGCGATCGATGCGGCGGGCGTGCCGCTGTTGTGGCAGCATGGGCCGGGCAGCGTGATCGGCCGGATCGAGACGGCGCGGGAAGATGGGCGCGGGCTGCGGGTGATCGGGCGCGTGTCGCAGCGGACCGCGGCGGGGCGCGAGGCGGCGGCGGCGCTGAAGGCCGGGGCGCTGGACGGGCTGTCGTTCGGATATCGGGTGCGCGAGGCGCGGGGCGCACGGCCGCGCGAACTGCTGGGGCTGGAACTGGTGGAGGTGAGTCTGGTGACGCATCCGATGCAGGATCTGGCGCGGGTGATTGGGGTGGAGGGGTAG
- a CDS encoding M28 family peptidase: MMFLTAAAAVALFPLSAMAQTVPPSRAPDPARMKATVETLVGFGTRHTLSSATDARRGIGAARRWGAAEFAKIAKGCGGCLTVETVADRFTGPRAPDGVEVVDVLAIQKGTGDPTQVVIVAGHIDSRVTDVMNVTSDAPGANDNASGTALVIEAARVLAGEKFDGTIVYALLSGEEQGLWGGKLLAATAKARGWQVRAMLNNDIVGNTIGQNGHVVADRVRVFSEGIRAGDDAKASATRRALGGEDDGPSRALAKKIDGIAEANPQIGLDVFAVRRFDRFGRGGDHSPFLDLGFPAVRFSVGIENYDRQHQDLRTENGRVYGDTVEGMDFPYLAKVTALNVAALRQLADAPAAPASVSLDGALSMDTRVYWDAVPGAAGYKVYWRRADAQDWTDSRVVTGTTETVLKDIVVDDHFIGVAAVAKDGAESLVTFGGMAPRK, encoded by the coding sequence ATGATGTTTTTGACCGCCGCCGCCGCCGTCGCGCTGTTTCCCCTATCGGCCATGGCGCAGACCGTTCCGCCGAGCCGGGCGCCCGATCCGGCGCGGATGAAGGCGACGGTGGAGACATTGGTCGGCTTCGGCACGCGGCATACGCTGTCGTCGGCGACCGACGCCAGGCGCGGGATCGGCGCGGCGCGGCGGTGGGGCGCGGCGGAATTTGCGAAGATCGCCAAGGGCTGCGGCGGCTGTTTGACGGTGGAGACGGTGGCGGATCGCTTTACCGGGCCGCGGGCGCCCGATGGGGTGGAAGTGGTCGATGTGCTGGCGATCCAGAAGGGGACGGGCGATCCGACCCAGGTCGTGATCGTCGCCGGGCATATCGACAGCCGCGTGACCGATGTCATGAACGTAACCAGCGATGCGCCGGGCGCGAACGACAATGCATCGGGCACGGCGCTGGTGATCGAGGCGGCGCGGGTTCTGGCAGGCGAAAAGTTCGACGGGACGATCGTCTATGCGCTGCTCTCGGGCGAGGAGCAGGGGCTGTGGGGCGGCAAGCTGCTGGCGGCGACGGCCAAGGCGCGCGGCTGGCAGGTGCGGGCGATGCTGAACAACGATATCGTCGGCAATACGATCGGTCAGAACGGACATGTCGTGGCCGACCGGGTGCGGGTCTTTTCAGAGGGTATCCGGGCGGGCGACGACGCCAAGGCGAGCGCGACGCGGCGGGCCCTCGGCGGCGAGGATGACGGGCCGTCGCGGGCGCTGGCGAAAAAGATCGACGGGATCGCGGAGGCCAATCCGCAGATTGGGCTGGATGTGTTCGCGGTGCGGCGCTTCGATCGCTTTGGGCGGGGCGGGGATCATTCGCCCTTCCTGGACCTGGGCTTTCCCGCGGTGCGCTTTTCGGTGGGGATCGAAAATTACGACCGGCAGCATCAGGATCTGCGGACGGAAAATGGTCGCGTCTATGGCGATACGGTCGAGGGAATGGACTTTCCCTATCTGGCGAAGGTGACCGCCTTGAACGTCGCGGCGTTGCGGCAACTGGCGGATGCACCGGCCGCGCCGGCGAGCGTGTCGCTGGACGGGGCGCTGTCGATGGATACGCGGGTATATTGGGACGCGGTGCCGGGGGCGGCGGGGTATAAGGTCTATTGGCGGCGGGCCGATGCGCAGGACTGGACCGACAGTCGCGTCGTGACGGGAACGACCGAGACGGTGCTGAAGGATATCGTGGTGGACGATCATTTCATCGGCGTGGCGGCGGTGGCGAAGGATGGGGCGGAAAGCCTGGTGACCTTCGGCGGGATGGCGCCGCGGAAATAA
- a CDS encoding phage portal protein — protein MKWFGTKAAASSDARPVLARAWGSGAVALGEWPASYEAQLRAGVMGNPVAQRAMRLVSEGAGACALKVRGVENAGRVLALVGRASAGQGLVETLACHLLLHGNAYVQLMAGADGMPAELFALRPERVSVEADARGWPAAYLYRVGESVTRLTPEDGAGRTNVLHIKALHPLDDHYGLGCVGAAAGAVAIHNAACVWNKALLDNAARPSGAMVYDPGDGSVLSPEQFERVKREMEVAFAGAANAGRPMLLEGGLSWKAMSLTPAEMDFVGLKAAAAREIALAFGVPPMLMGLPGDNSYANYREANKALWRQAILPLVAKICGALAQGLDDWWPGLGIEADLDAVPALSDERAALWERVVAADFLSAEEKKAMLGIG, from the coding sequence ATGAAATGGTTCGGGACGAAGGCGGCCGCATCGAGCGATGCGCGGCCGGTGCTGGCGCGCGCCTGGGGATCGGGTGCGGTGGCGCTGGGGGAATGGCCGGCCAGTTATGAGGCGCAGTTGCGGGCGGGGGTGATGGGCAATCCGGTGGCGCAGCGGGCGATGCGGCTGGTGTCGGAGGGTGCGGGCGCCTGCGCCCTGAAAGTGCGCGGGGTGGAGAATGCGGGCCGCGTGCTGGCGCTGGTCGGGCGGGCGTCGGCAGGGCAGGGGCTGGTCGAGACGCTGGCCTGCCACCTGCTGCTGCACGGCAATGCCTATGTGCAGCTGATGGCCGGGGCGGACGGGATGCCGGCCGAGCTGTTCGCGCTGCGGCCCGAACGGGTGAGCGTGGAGGCCGATGCGCGCGGATGGCCTGCGGCGTACCTGTATCGGGTGGGGGAGAGCGTGACGCGGCTGACGCCCGAAGACGGCGCGGGGCGGACCAACGTGCTGCACATCAAGGCGTTGCATCCGCTGGACGATCATTATGGGCTGGGCTGCGTGGGCGCGGCGGCGGGCGCGGTGGCGATCCACAATGCGGCATGTGTGTGGAACAAGGCGCTACTCGACAATGCGGCGCGGCCAAGCGGGGCGATGGTCTATGATCCGGGCGACGGATCGGTGCTGAGCCCTGAGCAGTTCGAGCGGGTGAAGCGCGAGATGGAGGTGGCCTTTGCCGGTGCGGCCAATGCCGGGCGGCCGATGCTGCTGGAGGGGGGGCTGAGCTGGAAGGCGATGAGCCTGACCCCGGCGGAGATGGATTTCGTGGGGCTGAAGGCGGCGGCGGCGCGGGAGATCGCGCTGGCCTTCGGCGTGCCGCCTATGCTGATGGGGCTGCCCGGCGACAATAGCTACGCCAATTATCGCGAGGCGAACAAGGCGCTGTGGCGGCAGGCGATATTGCCGCTGGTGGCGAAGATTTGCGGGGCGCTGGCCCAGGGGCTGGACGATTGGTGGCCGGGGCTGGGGATCGAGGCGGACCTGGATGCCGTGCCGGCGCTGTCGGACGAGCGCGCGGCGCTGTGGGAGCGGGTGGTGGCGGCGGATTTCCTGAGCGCCGAGGAAAAGAAGGCGATGCTGGGGATCGGTTAG
- a CDS encoding DUF6127 family protein, which translates to MKQDGDMLARLVAQAEGAPGGLGGGADMVMIRALIEEASELGAGRALERLGLADRRAEGDMRELRELLSAWRDAKKAARGAVIGWAVRIMMALLLLGIAVKVGLLGLVKA; encoded by the coding sequence ATGAAACAGGATGGCGACATGCTGGCGCGGCTGGTGGCGCAGGCCGAGGGCGCGCCGGGCGGTTTGGGGGGCGGGGCGGACATGGTGATGATCCGTGCGCTGATCGAGGAGGCGAGCGAGCTGGGCGCGGGACGGGCGCTGGAGCGGCTGGGACTGGCGGATCGTCGCGCCGAGGGCGATATGCGCGAGTTGCGCGAATTGCTGTCCGCCTGGCGCGACGCGAAGAAGGCGGCGCGCGGGGCGGTGATCGGCTGGGCGGTGCGGATTATGATGGCGCTGCTGCTGCTGGGGATCGCGGTGAAGGTGGGGTTGCTGGGGCTGGTCAAGGCATGA
- a CDS encoding NAD(P)H-dependent oxidoreductase: MLIDRLNWRYATKKMNPDKVVPEDRLERILEAVRLAPTSSGLQQFEVIVVTNRAVREKIRAIAWDQAQVVDASHLIVFAAWDNYTPERINHMFDLVNDERGFRNEGWEAYRQQLLGSYPQRDAQTNFEHAARQAYVGLGIALTAAAFEAVDATPMEGFDPDALDAILDLRARGLRSVVMMPLGYRADEGDWLVNLKKVRRATADFVSRVD; the protein is encoded by the coding sequence ATGCTGATCGACCGTTTGAACTGGCGCTATGCCACCAAGAAGATGAACCCGGACAAGGTCGTGCCGGAAGACAGGCTGGAGCGCATCCTGGAAGCGGTGCGGCTGGCGCCGACGTCGAGCGGGTTGCAGCAGTTCGAGGTGATCGTCGTCACCAACAGGGCCGTGCGCGAGAAGATCCGGGCGATCGCCTGGGATCAGGCGCAGGTGGTCGATGCGTCGCACCTGATCGTCTTTGCCGCGTGGGACAATTATACGCCCGAGCGGATCAACCATATGTTCGATCTGGTCAATGACGAGCGCGGTTTCAGGAATGAGGGCTGGGAAGCCTATCGGCAGCAGTTGCTGGGCAGCTATCCCCAGCGCGACGCCCAGACCAATTTCGAACATGCTGCGCGGCAGGCCTATGTCGGGCTGGGCATCGCCCTGACCGCCGCGGCGTTTGAGGCGGTGGACGCGACGCCGATGGAGGGTTTCGATCCCGATGCGCTGGACGCGATCCTGGACCTGCGCGCGCGGGGCCTGCGTTCTGTGGTGATGATGCCGCTGGGCTATCGCGCGGACGAGGGCGACTGGCTGGTGAATCTGAAGAAGGTGCGGCGGGCGACCGCGGATTTCGTGTCGCGCGTGGATTGA
- a CDS encoding DNA-packaging protein, producing MAVSDQVFLARDDGRSRAAILRRLDAASAALLAHEWEYLARPGQLPPPGDWRIWLMMAGRGFGKTRAGAEWVRGIAEGDPQARIALVGATLGEARSVMVEGASGLLAIAPWWNRPAYAPALRKLTWPNGAVATLFGAAEPEGLRGPQFSHGWADEIAKWAGGEAAWHNLMMGLRLGTRPQVLATTTPRPVPLVRALVAQAKDDGSDDVIVTRGRTAENAAHLADGFVDAMAASYGGTRLGRQELDGELIEEVEGALWSRDLIERCRVAHVPGALGRVVVAVDPPASAGGDACGIVVAGVGGDGRAYVIADASVAGQSPEGWARAVAAAALVHDADRVVAEANNGGAMVESVLRAAEAAMPVKLVHASRGKVARAEPVAALYEAGRVMHRGAFPALEDQMCGLIAGGGYVGPGRSPDRADALVWALSELMLGKRGEARVRGM from the coding sequence ATGGCGGTTTCGGATCAGGTTTTTCTGGCGAGGGACGATGGGCGGTCCAGGGCGGCGATATTGCGGCGGCTGGATGCGGCGTCGGCGGCGTTGCTGGCGCATGAGTGGGAATATCTGGCCCGGCCGGGGCAATTGCCGCCGCCGGGCGACTGGCGCATCTGGCTGATGATGGCGGGGCGCGGGTTCGGCAAGACGCGGGCCGGGGCGGAATGGGTGCGAGGGATTGCCGAGGGTGATCCGCAGGCGCGGATCGCGCTGGTCGGCGCGACGCTGGGCGAGGCGCGCAGCGTGATGGTGGAAGGGGCGTCGGGCCTGCTGGCGATCGCGCCCTGGTGGAACCGGCCGGCCTATGCCCCCGCGCTGCGCAAGCTGACCTGGCCCAATGGCGCGGTGGCGACATTGTTCGGCGCGGCCGAGCCGGAGGGGCTGCGCGGGCCGCAGTTCAGCCATGGCTGGGCCGACGAGATCGCGAAATGGGCGGGCGGCGAGGCGGCCTGGCATAATCTGATGATGGGATTGCGGCTGGGGACAAGGCCGCAGGTGCTGGCGACGACGACGCCGCGGCCGGTGCCGCTGGTGCGGGCGCTGGTGGCGCAGGCCAAAGACGATGGGAGCGACGATGTGATCGTGACGCGGGGGCGGACGGCGGAGAATGCGGCGCATCTGGCGGACGGCTTCGTCGACGCCATGGCGGCGAGCTATGGGGGCACGCGGCTGGGGCGGCAGGAACTGGACGGCGAACTGATCGAGGAGGTGGAGGGCGCTTTGTGGAGCCGCGACCTGATCGAGCGGTGCCGGGTGGCGCATGTGCCGGGCGCGCTGGGCCGGGTGGTGGTGGCGGTCGATCCGCCGGCGTCGGCGGGCGGGGACGCCTGCGGCATCGTGGTGGCGGGGGTCGGCGGCGACGGGCGCGCCTATGTGATCGCCGATGCGAGCGTTGCGGGCCAGTCGCCCGAAGGCTGGGCGCGGGCGGTCGCGGCGGCGGCTTTGGTCCATGACGCGGATCGCGTGGTGGCCGAGGCCAATAATGGCGGGGCGATGGTGGAAAGCGTGCTGCGCGCGGCGGAGGCGGCGATGCCGGTGAAGCTGGTCCATGCGAGCCGGGGCAAGGTGGCGCGGGCCGAGCCGGTGGCGGCGCTCTATGAAGCGGGGCGGGTGATGCACCGCGGGGCTTTCCCCGCGCTGGAGGACCAGATGTGCGGGCTGATCGCGGGAGGTGGCTATGTCGGGCCGGGGCGATCGCCGGATCGCGCCGATGCGCTGGTGTGGGCGCTGAGCGAGTTGATGCTGGGGAAAAGGGGCGAGGCGCGGGTGCGGGGGATGTGA